The following coding sequences lie in one Saccharomyces mikatae IFO 1815 strain IFO1815 genome assembly, chromosome: 10 genomic window:
- the PHO90 gene encoding SPX domain-containing inorganic phosphate transporter (similar to Saccharomyces cerevisiae PHO87 (YCR037C) and PHO90 (YJL198W); ancestral locus Anc_1.136), with protein sequence MRFSHFLKYNAVPEWQSHYMDYSDLKNLIYTLQTDELQAGDNEEVSGAVKSSNITGRFKKKFPLKNVKEDAPSGMNKDAGIVEETIELRELPTVQTAVKPSPFSRMKEKIFYKRRSSSTSSVSSTGNENLQLSTYDTFVGDLTAEKLKVDDFYKRTEAKFYEKFDALVKDLKKIGVIEYDVDDDTLFNEPTASTNDEVPPLDLDDDEDDDEFYDDQSNIEDNTALLHHSQYNIKSQKKSLLKKSIVNLYIDLCQLKSFIELNRIGFAKITKKSDKVLRLNTRVELIESEQFFKDTYAFQAETIELLNSKISQLVTFYARITEQPHNIPHSKQELKSYLHDHIVWERSNTWKDMLGLLSQADELTPKETEYNANKLVGKLDLEYYRWPLPKPINLKFTTINNFAIPKLFFTNKAYKIYFIILVTGLLLGIKTFNDAAQHRCMALVECVAFLWASEAIPLHITAFLVPLLVVLFKVLKTSDGAIMGAAKASSEILAAMWSSTIMILLAGFTLGEVLAQYNIAKVLASWLLAFAGCKPRNVLLMAMCVVFFLSMWISNVAAPVLTYSLLSPLLDAMDADSPFAQALVLGVALAANIGGMSSPISSPQNIISMSYLKPYGIGWGQFFAVALPSGILAMLLVWILLFTTFKMNKTKLEKFKPIKTRFTIKQYYIIAVTVATILLWCVESQIEGAFGSSGQIAIIPIVLFFGTGLLSTQDLNAFPWSIVILAMGGIALGKAVSSSGLLSTIAKALQKKIENDGVFAILCIFGILMLVVGTFVSHTVSAIIIIPLVQEVGDKLGNPKAAPILVFGCALLSSCGMGLASSGFPNVTAISKVDKKGDRYLSVMTFLTRGVPASILAFLCVITLGYGIMASVIKGNATSA encoded by the coding sequence ATGAGATTTTCGCACTTCTTGAAATACAATGCCGTCCCAGAATGGCAGAGCCATTATATGGACTATAGTGATCTGAAAAATCTTATCTATACGTTACAGACGGATGAGCTTCAGGCTGGCGATAACGAAGAGGTATCTGGTGCAGTAAAGAGCAGTAACATCACAGGTAggttcaagaagaaatttccCTTAAAGAATGTCAAGGAAGATGCGCCCTCCGGTATGAACAAAGATGCAGGCATCGTTGAGGAAACCATCGAGTTGCGAGAACTACCCACCGTTCAAACTGCTGTCAAGCCTTCGCCCTTCAGTAGGATGAAGGAAAAGATATTTTACAAGAGGAGGTCTTCATCCACATCGTCAGTCTCCTCTACGGGCAACGAAAATCTGCAGTTGAGCACCTATGACACGTTCGTCGGTGATTTAACAGCGGAGAAACTGAAAGTGGATGATTTCTACAAGAGAACAGAAGCGAAGTTCTACGAGAAATTTGACGCGTTGGTGAAggacttgaagaaaattggtGTGATAGAGTATGATGTTGACGATGACACTCTCTTCAACGAACCGACTGCTAGCACAAATGATGAAGTACCTCCACTAGACctggatgatgatgaagatgacgatgaaTTCTACGATGATCAGTCTAATATTGAAGACAATACGGCGTTGTTGCACCATTCGCAATATAACATCAAgtctcaaaaaaaatcgttATTGAAGAAGTCGATCGTGAACCTGTATATCGATCTGTGCCAATTGAAGTCCTTCATCGAACTGAACCGTATAGGGTTTGCCAAAATTACTAAAAAATCAGACAAGGTTCTTCGCTTGAATACAAGGGTTGAACTGATCGAATCGGAACAGTTCTTCAAGGACACATATGCATTCCAGGCGGAAACTATCGAACTACTGAACTCTAAGATTTCACAGCTGGTGACTTTCTATGCGCGTATCACTGAACAACCTCATAATATCCCGCATAGCAAACAAGAGTTGAAATCTTATTTGCATGACCACATTGTCTGGGAAAGAAGCAACACTTGGAAAGATATGTTAGGGTTGTTATCGCAAGCAGACGAGTTGACACCAAAGGAAACGGAATATAATGCCAATAAACTGGTAGGTAAGTTAGATTTGGAATATTACAGGTGGCCACTTCCCAAGCCGATAAACTTGAAATTCACCACCATAAATAACTTTGCGATACCAAAACTATTTTTCACCAATAAAGCGTACAAAATCTACTTCATCATCTTAGTCACGGGGCTTCTTTTGGGAATAAAGACATTCAATGACGCTGCTCAGCATCGTTGCATGGCCCTTGTCGAGTGTGTAGCCTTTTTGTGGGCTAGTGAAGCGATCCCATTACATATTACAGCATTCCTTGTGCCGCTATTagttgttctttttaaagTCTTAAAGACTTCTGACGGGGCTATAATGGGAGCTGCAAAAGCATCATCGGAAATTTTAGCCGCCATGTGGTCTTCCACAATTATGATTCTATTGGCCGGTTTCACTCTGGGTGAGGTCCTCGCACAGTATAATATTGCTAAAGTTCTTGCCTCGTGGTTGTTGGCCTTTGCTGGTTGTAAACCCAGAAATGTCCTCTTGATGGCGATGTGTGTCgtgtttttcctttcaatGTGGATTTCTAACGTTGCTGCACCTGTTCTTACATACTCGTTACTATCTCCCCTATTAGACGCCATGGATGCGGATAGCCCATTTGCTCAAGCCTTGGTTCTAGGTGTGGCACTAGCAGCAAATATTGGTGGTATGTCTTCTCCAATTTCCTCACCTCAAAATATCATTTCCATGTCATATTTGAAACCTTATGGTATTGGTTGGGGCCAATTTTTTGCCGTGGCGTTGCCATCTGGTATCTTGGCCATGCTTTTAGTTTGGATTCTACTGTTCACcactttcaaaatgaaTAAGACCAAACTTGAAAAGTTTAAGCCTATAAAGACAAGGTTTACCATAAAGCAGTATTATATTATTGCTGTCACCGTGGCTACTATCTTGTTGTGGTGTGTGGAAAGCCAGATTGAAGGCGCCTTCGGATCATCAGGTCAAATCGCCATCATCCCCAtcgttttgttttttggtACTGGATTACTATCAACACAAGATTTAAACGCGTTCCCATGGTCAATTGTTATTCTGGCGATGGGAGGTATTGCTTTGGGGAAAGCTGTTTCTTCCTCAGGTTTACTATCGACTATTGCAAAAGCAttacagaagaaaattgagAATGATGGTGTTTTTGCCATCTTATGtatttttggtattttgaTGTTGGTTGTGGGTACTTTCGTTTCACATACTGTGTCTgctattatcatcattccGTTAGTGCAAGAAGTTGGTGATAAGCTCGGTAACCCCAAAGCAGCTCCTATCCTTGTTTTTGGTTGTGCACTACTGTCATCCTGTGGTATGGGTCTGGCATCTTCCGGGTTCCCTAATGTCACTGCTATTTCTAAAGTTGATAAGAAGGGTGACCGTTATTTGAGCGTCATGACTTTCTTGACGAGGGGTGTTCCAGCTTCCATTTTAGCCTTTTTATGTGTTATTACTCTAGGTTATGGTATCATGGCATCTGTTATCAAGGGTAATGCTACCTCCGCATAA
- the UBP12 gene encoding putative ubiquitin-specific protease UBP12 (similar to Saccharomyces cerevisiae UBP12 (YJL197W); ancestral locus Anc_1.137), which translates to MGSSDVSSRENSLVYNEDPESPNGTTPCDRLGVDLMNVLDDKNEIKQGVTPVSDREIGGTESETSAVSAFASADELLAELDTEDETKLEPDGEDGRSVLKKQRDIVTKLIQANKETQKEGDKVCIVPKAWYDNFFDPDVTDPEDIGPINTCMICRDFENFVLEDYNRCPYLSVAEPVFNFLSEIYGMTSGSFPVVTNLVMNQTTGELETEYNKWFFRLHYLTDKQDVRKRRYSQDDSVLYLSMSALNLVRDLVEKSMNIFFDKADHLDVNTVDFKIWFVSQGPSVAIDNNVDDVLNTSYEITPLQFLELPIKKLLIPAMFGNRLDKITSNPSDLVIEIKPIEGHHHWASNYFAYNKLEPASGTTGLVNLGNTCYMNSALQCLVHIPQLRDYFLYDGYENEINEENPLGYHGYVARAFSDLIQKIFQNRLSVMQRNGAFPPSMFKSTVGHFNSMFSGYMQQDSQEFLAFLLDSLHEDLNRIIKKEYIEKPSLSPGDDVDDWNVVKKLADDTWEMHLKRNCSVITDLFVGMYKSTLYCPECKNVSITFDPYNDVTLPLPVDTVWNKTVKILPMNSPPLLLDVELSKSSTFMDLKKYVGKISGLDPNTLFGCEIFSNQVYVNYESAESNAQFLTLQELIKPADDVVFYELPVTEKNEIIVPVLNSRVEKGYRSATLFGVPFFITLTEDEMNNPGAIRMKLQRRFVHLSGGFIPFAEPVGNWVDFAESFPLLVEKYPGIELQQYKDILQYAFNSVTDKDKSFFSIKILPVEKEQQFFSNNRAESNFWTPFSRLNYDKAVEISNRLAGVVGDIYNYPFLIESAEGIPMQVDDEGGVEINEAASSSELFQLKDGEENKKIEANGENVNSTADQDEDMESTDDIEEDASTEPELTEKLEGPTKIKDNLNSILSINDVIVCEWDESALNEAFSHDKVYNWENPAILPNTELENIKSERSNAKERTITLDDCLQLFSKPEILGLSDSWYCPTCKEHRQATKQIQLWNTPDILLIHLKRFESQRSFSDKIDATVNFPITDLDLSKNVVYKDDPRGSIYDLYAVDNHYGGLGGGHYTAYVKNFANNKWYYFDDSRVTETVPENSIAGSAYLLFYIRRPKDGDELGGPKLQEIIKISRQGYDQRIKKIYDEQMKLYEVNKTDEEEDMCDDVIEDVQVPEYSNRSLEVGHIKTQDCDDEDDNDDGERTNSGRRKLRLLKKVYKKSLDSSSSSTSAISEGGLESEVIDLNCKNDVTLESPE; encoded by the coding sequence atGGGTTCTTCAGATGTTTCAAGTCGTGAGAATTCTTTGGTTTATAATGAAGATCCCGAATCTCCCAATGGCACAACACCATGTGATCGGTTGGGGGTGGACTTGATGAATGTTCTAGATGAcaagaatgaaataaaacaaGGCGTTACCCCAGTATCAGATCGTGAAATTGGGGGTACGGAATCTGAGACATCCGCGGTTTCTGCATTTGCTAGCGCTGATGAATTGCTAGCTGAGCTAGACACTGAAGACGAAACAAAGCTTGAGCCAGATGGCGAAGATGGGAGATCTGTCCTGAAGAAACAAAGAGACATTGTTACTAAACTTATACAAGCCAATAAAGAAACACAAAAAGAAGGTGATAAAGTCTGCATTGTCCCCAAAGCTTGGtatgataatttttttgaccCCGATGTCACCGATCCGGAGGACATAGGCCCTATTAATACATGTATGATTTGCAGAgactttgaaaattttgtgCTTGAGGATTACAACAGATGTCCGTATCTATCTGTTGCTGAGcctgttttcaattttctgTCAGAAATTTACGGCATGACAAGTGGCTCTTTCCCAGTGGTTACTAATTTGGTCATGAACCAAACCACGGGAGAACTGGAGACAGAATACAACAAATGGTTTTTTAGGTTACACTACTTGACGGACAAGCAAGATGTGAGGAAGAGGAGGTATAGTCAGGATGATTCAGTATTGTATCTGTCAATGTCTGCGTTGAACTTGGTACGTGATTTAGTTGAAAAGAGTAtgaatatattttttgataaagcTGATCATTTGGATGTAAATACTGTTGATTTTAAAATTTGGTTCGTTTCACAAGGACCTAGTGTCGCCATAGACAACAACGTGGATGACGTTTTGAATACCTCGTATGAAATAACTCCCCTTCAATTTCTAGAGCTACCGATTAAGAAACTATTAATACCAGCTATGTTTGGTAATCGTTTGGATAAGATAACTTCAAACCCAAGCGACCTAGTTATAGAAATCAAACCTATAGAGGGCCATCACCATTGGGCTTCAAACTATTTTGCGTATAACAAGCTTGAGCCAGCTTCAGGAACCACTGGTTTGGTGAACCTGGGAAACACATGTTACATGAATTCTGCGTTGCAATGCCTTGTGCACATTCCACAGTTGCGTGATTACTTCCTTTATGATGGTTATGAAAACGAAATCAACGAGGAAAATCCCCTCGGGTATCATGGTTATGTAGCGAGGGCATTTAGTGATTTGATCCAAAAAATATTCCAAAACAGGTTGAGCGTAATGCAAAGAAATGGCGCTTTCCCGCCGTCAATGTTCAAATCAACTGTCGGGCACTTCAATTCAATGTTTTCAGGTTATATGCAACAGGACTCTCAAGAGTTTTTAGCATTCCTGTTAGACAGTTTGCATGAAGATTTGAATagaataataaagaagGAATACATAGAGAAACCATCATTATCTCCTGGTGATGATGTAGATGATTGGAATGTAGTCAAGAAGCTAGCAGACGATACCTGGGAAATGCATTTGAAGAGGAATTGTTCCGTTATAACAGATTTATTTGTCGGAATGTACAAATCCACCCTATACTGTCCCGAGTGTAAAAATGTTTCTATAACATTTGATCCCTATAATGATGTTACATTGCCACTTCCAGTTGATACAGTATGGAATAAAACTGTGAAGATTCTCCCCATGAACTCCCCACCACTCCTTCTTGACGTTGAGTTAAGCAAATCATCCACTTTTATGGatctaaaaaaatatgtcGGTAAGATATCCGGGCTAGATCCAAACACATTGTTTGGTTGTGAGATTTTCAGTAATCAGGTTTATGTCAATTATGAATCAGCAGAATCTAATGCTCAATTTCTTACGTTGCAAGAGCTAATTAAACCTGCTGATGACGTTGTTTTTTACGAGTTGCCAGTAACCGAGAAAAACGAAATAATTGTTCCTGTACTTAATTCTCGAGTTGAGAAAGGCTACAGGAGTGCAACGCTTTTTGGTGTCCccttttttattacattaacagaagatgaaatgaaTAATCCAGGGGCGATAAGAATGAAATTACAACGAAGATTCGTCCATTTAAGTGGTGGGTTTATTCCATTTGCGGAACCTGTTGGAAATTGGGTTGATTTTGCAGAGAGTTTTCCTCTATTAGTAGAAAAGTATCCAGGTATCGAACTTCAACAATATAAAGATATACTGCAGTATGCTTTTAATTCTGTAACCGATAAGGACaagtcatttttttctatcaaAATTCTGCCCGTAGAGAAAGAGCAGCAATTTTTTAGTAACAACAGAGCAGAATCAAACTTTTGGACACCTTTTTCCCGGTTGAACTATGACAAAGCTGTAGAAATAAGCAACAGACTTGCGGGTGTGGTAGGAGATATCTACAATTATCCTTTCTTAATAGAATCTGCTGAAGGAATTCCTATGCAGGTAGACGACGAGGGGGGGGTTGAGATCAATGAAGCAGCCAGTTCCTCTGAACTCTTCCAATTAAAAGATGgggaagaaaacaaaaaaattgagGCAAATGGCGAGAATGTGAATAGCACTGCTGACCAAGACGAAGATATGGAATCGACggatgatattgaagaagatgctAGTACAGAGCCGGAGCTAACAGAGAAGCTAGAGGGTCCAACTAAAATCAAGGATAACTTGAACTCCATTCTTTCGATTAATGATGTCATTGTTTGCGAGTGGGACGAATCCGCTTTAAATGAGGCTTTCTCTCATGACAAGGTATATAATTGGGAAAATCCAGCAATTTTACCCAACACCGAGTTGGAAAACATAAAGTCGGAAAGATCGAATGCTAAGGAAAGAACTATTACTCTCGATGATTGTCTCCAATTATTCTCTAAACCGGAAATACTAGGACTAAGCGACTCATGGTACTGTCCTACATGTAAGGAACACCGTCAGGCTACGAAGCAAATACAACTTTGGAATACGCCAGATATTCTGCTAATACACTTGAAAAGGTTTGAAAGTCAAAGGTCCTTTAGTGATAAAATTGACGCGACTGTCAATTTTCCTATTACAGATTTAGacttatcaaaaaatgttgTTTATAAAGATGATCCTAGAGGTTCAATCTATGATCTTTATGCGGTAGATAATCACTATGGTGGCTTAGGCGGTGGGCACTACACCGCATATGTAAAGAATTTTGCAAACAATAAGTGGTACTATTTCGATGACTCACGAGTAACTGAAACTGTACCTGAGAATAGTATTGCCGGATCAGcatatttattattttacaTTCGTCGTCCTAAAGATGGTGATGAACTAGGCGGTCCTAAACTGCAGGaaataatcaaaatatCGCGCCAGGGATACGATCAGCGCATTAAGAAGATATATGATGAACAGATGAAGTTGTATGAAGTTAACAAGACGGATGAGGAGGAAGATATGTGTGACGATGTGATAGAAGATGTGCAAGTCCCCGAATATAGTAACCGTAGTTTAGAGGTTGGACATATTAAAACTCAGGACTGcgacgatgaagatgataatgatgatggtgaaaGAACAAATTCAGGTAGAAGAAAGTTGAGACTGTTGAAGAAAGTCTACAAAAAGAGTTTAGACTCAAGTTCATCGAGTACGTCAGCAATATCTGAGGGAGGCCTAGAAAGTGAGGTTATTGACTTGAATTGTAAAAATGATGTGACGCTCGAATCTCCAGAATGA
- the ELO1 gene encoding fatty acid elongase ELO1 (similar to Saccharomyces cerevisiae FEN1 (YCR034W) and ELO1 (YJL196C); ancestral locus Anc_1.140) produces MVSDWKNFCLENGSRFRPTIDRPFFNIYLWDYFNRAVEWATGGRFQPKNFEFAVGKQPLSEPRPVLIFIVMYYVIIFGGRSLVKSCAPLKLRFISQVHNLMLTSVSFLWLVLMVEQMVPIVYRHGLYFAICNVRSWTQPMEALYYFNYMTKFVEFADTVLMVLKHRRLTFLHTYHHGATALLCYNQLVGYTTVTWLPVTLNLAVHVLMYWYYFLSASGIRVWWKAWVTRLQIVQFMVDLVFVYYVLYQKIVAAYFKNSCLPASGDCFGSLTAISAGAAILTSYLFLFISFYIEVYKRGSTSGKKKINKHN; encoded by the coding sequence ATGGTAAGtgattggaaaaatttttgcCTCGAGAATGGTTCTCGGTTTCGCCCAACAATAGATAGGCCCTTTTTTAATATCTACTTGTGGGACTATTTCAACCGTGCTGTTGAGTGGGCCACTGGAGGTCGTTTCCAACCTAAGAATTTTGAGTTTGCTGTTGGGAAGCAGCCTCTGAGTGAACCTCGTCCGGTGCTAATTTTCATTGTGATGTACTATGTGATTATCTTTGGTGGTAGATCCTTAGTGAAGTCATGTGCACCTCTGAAATTAAGATTCATTTCTCAAGTTCACAACTTGATGTTGACGtcagtttctttcttgtgGCTGGTGTTGATGGTTGAACAAATGGTTCCCATAGTGTATCGTCATGGGTTATATTTCGCAATTTGTAATGTTAGATCCTGGACCCAGCCAATGGAGGCATTGTACTATTTCAACTACATGACGAAGTTTGTTGAGTTTGCGGATACTGTTTTGATGGTGTTGAAACATAGGAGGCTGACTTTCCTACATACGTATCACCATGGTGCCACCGCTTTGCTTTGTTACAACCAATTGGTTGGTTACACAACAGTTACATGGCTCCCTGTCACTTTGAATTTGGCTGTTCACGTTCTGATGTATTGGTATTATTTCCTATCCGCTAGCGGAATTCGTGTTTGGTGGAAAGCCTGGGTGACTAGACTGCAAATCGTGCAATTCATGGTTGATCTCGtctttgtttattatgTTCTTTACCAGAAGATCGTTGCCGCatacttcaaaaattcttgcCTTCCTGCCAGTGGGGATTGTTTCGGTTCGTTGACTGCTATCTCTGCTGGTGCAGCCATTCTTACATCctatttgtttttgttcatcTCATTTTACATTGAGGTTTACAAACGTGGTAGTACTAGCggtaaaaagaagattaaCAAACACAACTAA
- the CDC6 gene encoding AAA family ATPase CDC6 (similar to Saccharomyces cerevisiae CDC6 (YJL194W); ancestral locus Anc_1.142): MSAIPITPTKRIRRNLFDDGLATPPRPLKRKKLQFTDVTPESSPEKLQFGAQSIFLRTKALLQKSSGLVTLNSNDGALPARTIEYEQVMDFLVRAISEHRSDSLYITGPPGTGKTAQLDMIIRRKFQSLPLSLSMAKSNVAQKHANPQLQNLSWFELPDGRLESVAVTSINCISLSEPSSIFQKIFDSFQDLNGATLQVKSMQHLQRFLEPYHKKTTFVVVLDEMDRLLHANTNETQSVRTILELFLLAKLPSVSFVLIGMANSLDMKDRFLSRLNLNRGLLPQTIVFQPYNAEQMYEIVIQKLSSLPTIIFQPMAIKFAAKKCAGNTGDLRKLFDVLRGSIEIYELENRLLFSSTIKPTKSTQVPLTPTTSPVKKLHPQPQGNIGLNYIAKVFSKFMNHNPTRTRIAKLNIQQKLILCTIIQSLKLNSDATIDESFDHYIKAITKTDTLAPLQRNEFLEICTILETCGLVSIKKTKCKGKTKRFVDKIDVDLDMREFYEEMTKISILKPFLQ, encoded by the coding sequence ATGTCAGCTATACCCATAACTCCAACTAAGCGTATTAGAAGAAATCTATTTGACGATGGCCTAGCAACGCCTCCACGGCctttgaagagaaagaagctCCAGTTCACAGATGTCACGCCGGAATCATCTCCTGAAAAGTTACAGTTTGGGGCACAGTCTATTTTCCTAAGGACGAAGGCGCTCTTACAGAAGTCTTCTGGGTTGGTCACGTTGAATAGTAACGATGGCGCATTGCCAGCAAGAACCATCGAGTATGAGCAGGTAATGGATTTTTTGGTAAGAGCGATTTCCGAACACAGGTCGGATTCGCTGTACATCACGGGTCCACCTGGTACTGGTAAGACAGCCCAGCTTGATATGATTATAAGAAGGAAGTTTCAATCTCTTCCACTCTCACTATCAATGGCTAAATCGAATGTTGCGCAGAAACATGCGAATCCACAGCTGCAGAACTTGTCCTGGTTTGAATTGCCTGATGGCAGACTGGAGTCCGTGGCGGTGACCAGTATAAATTGTATATCATTAAGTGAACCGTCTTCCATTTTCCAGAAGATTTTTGATTCTTTCCAAGATCTCAATGGTGCCACTTTACAAGTAAAAAGCATGCAACATCTACAAAGGTTTTTGGAGCCTTATCACAAGAAAACTACATTTGTGGTTGTGTTGGACGAAATGGATAGGCTATTGCATGCCAACACAAATGAAACGCAGTCGGTCAGAACTATTCTTGAGTTGTTTCTTTTAGCGAAATTGCCCAGTGTGAGTTTTGTGCTAATAGGTATGGCTAATAGTCTGGACATGAAGGATAGATTTCTTTCTAGATTGAATTTGAATAGAGGATTGCTACCACAAACTATAGTGTTTCAACCTTACAACGCTGAGCAGATGTATGAAATCGTCATACAAAAATTGAGCAGCCTACCGACCATTATCTTCCAACCAATGGCGATCAAGTTCGCGGCAAAGAAGTGTGCTGGTAATACGGGTGACTTGAGAAAGCTTTTCGATGTCTTGAGAGGAAGCATCGAAATCTATGAGTTGGAAAACCGGTTGTtgttttcatcaacaatCAAACCAACGAAATCCACACAAGTGCCTTTGACACCAACTACTTCTCCCGTCAAAAAATTGCATCCTCAACCACAAGGTAATATAGGTTTGAACTATATAGCCAAAGTCTTTTCGAAATTCATGAACCATAACCCCACAAGAACGAGGATAGCTAAATTAAACATCCAGCAAAAATTAATTCTTTGTACCATAATCCAATCATTAAAACTAAATTCAGACGCTACAATCGACGAATCATTTGATCATTATATCAAAGCGATAACCAAAACAGACACTTTAGCCCCGTTGcaaagaaatgaatttttagaaatttGTACAATTTTAGAAACTTGTGGACTGGTTTCGATCAAAAAGACGAAATGTAAAGGGAAGACTAAAAGGTTTGTTGATAAGATTGATGTTGATCTTGACATGCGAGAATTTTACGAAGAGAtgacaaaaatttcaattttaaaaccttttcttcagtAA
- the SMKI10G0270 gene encoding uncharacterized protein (similar to Saccharomyces cerevisiae YJL193W; ancestral locus Anc_1.143) has product MLQRLSVSIKHNAHIIFLCISWYFISSLASQVTKQVLTVCPLPLFLGEFQFIYTAILAWLTCYIAYRYPGFYRIFPRGTFPEYYSYDRETNHMMRKPSKLITLIIAPSKPILQTVLPLGLFQFVGKYFGHTATSLVPVSTVASIKTLSPMFILLLQKILKISTLKVTFTLILSLCTLVLGVWIIVQEDNRSPPSSNDLKEFSKYGIICAMISMFIFVLQNIYGKTVFTYKSQTDDSQNNSGFSRQESPLPIYEKLDEKLVAKNNPKSYDKLTLMIYISVVGFCLSFGWFITLEFPVLFKYFFQIDTLSPVIQAFPVSLFLLNGTFHFIQAMITFHLLGEISTLTYSIANLMKRFAIIAVSWIFIGRRITMLQVSGLVLNTLGLFLYERCTSQSKTKVKLRPE; this is encoded by the coding sequence ATGCTCCAACGGCTGTCGGTATCCATTAAGCATAATGCGcacattatttttttatgcaTAAGTTGGTATTTTATTTCCTCGTTGGCATCTCAAGTAACTAAACAGGTGCTAACGGTTTGCCCGTTACCATTGTTTCTGGGCGAGTTTCAGTTCATTTATACTGCAATTCTAGCATGGCTTACGTGTTATATTGCATATAGATATCCAGGATTTTATCGAATATTTCCTAGGGGTACATTTCCAGAATACTATAGTTACGACAGAGAAACAAACCATATGATGAGAAAGCCATCAAAGTTAATAACCCTTATTATAGCGCCATCTAAACCAATTCTACAGACAGTTTTACCTTTAGGACTTTTCCAATTTGTCGGAAAATACTTCGGACATACAGCTACCTCTTTGGTGCCTGTGTCTACTGTTGCCAGCATAAAAACACTATCTCCCATGTTTATCCTTTTActtcaaaagattttgaagatttccACTTTGAAAGTTACCTTTACTCTTATCCTTAGTTTATGCACCCTAGTTCTTGGAGTTTGGATTATAGTTCAGGAAGATAACCGTTCACCGCCCTCTTCCAATGACCTGAAAGAATTCTCTAAGTATGGTATAATATGCGCTATGATATCGATGTTCATTTTTGTCTTGCAGAATATATACGGCAAAACCGTATTTACATACAAATCCCAAACCGATGATTCTCAAAATAATTCAGGATTCTCTCGACAAGAATCACCTTTACCCATTTATGAAAAGCTGGATGAAAAACTAGTCGCAAAAAACAATCCCAAATCATATGACAAATTAACTTTAATGATTTATATTTCCGTCGTTGGTTTCTGCTTATCGTTTGGCTGGTTTATCACCCTAGAATTTCCTGtattattcaaatatttttttcaaattgacACTCTATCCCCAGTCATACAAGCATTCCCggtatcattatttttattaaatgGAACGTTCCACTTTATCCAGGCAATGATTACATTTCACTTATTAGGTGAGATATCGACCCTAACATACTCAATAGCTAACCTGATGAAACGGTTTGCCATCATTGCTGTTAGTTGGATTTtcattggaagaagaattacTATGCTACAAGTTTCTGGTTTAGTTTTGAATACATTAGGGCTATTTTTGTATGAAAGATGCACATCACAATCTAAAACTAAAGTAAAGTTACGTCCCGAGTAA